The Endozoicomonas montiporae CL-33 genome contains a region encoding:
- a CDS encoding Npt1/Npt2 family nucleotide transporter, giving the protein MLPGCLKRHPLFLCHALMMFLCIINFDILRNLKESLLVTRMGAEVIPFVKLWFVTPSAFIFVFCYSFLANRLSRQQLFVFTLLPFLIWMPVFSLLLYPNLAELAPNSFCQRISAYLPDSMALICGLLENWPLTLLFTCAELWSTGVLCTLFWTNVNDTSTVESSEKEYPLLTLIGNSASLFSGPMILLLVKYMSTQNSDGWQMSLICLSMIFVACGVGIIGLYYWSLKLSDTRTSAPEALKNHEKTATHLPLKDSFIYLIKCPYLKNIALIMLAYCVAINMAEVAWKSQLVRVYSTEAEYSMLMGQLTFYYGLGCLLMAAASAWLIRYSWRVAALGTPMLMAITGVPFFLVTLISNCSWVPETMAASMLLAGVGIGTLCNVASKSAKYTLFDATKEMAFVPLNNEQKLKGKASIELIVSRAGKSSSALLQQFLIVTLGSLTASMHWIGCIFLIITIIWMGSVHTLSKQYNHYC; this is encoded by the coding sequence ATGCTTCCGGGATGCCTGAAACGACACCCCCTGTTCCTGTGCCATGCCCTTATGATGTTCCTGTGCATTATTAACTTTGACATTCTCAGGAATCTGAAAGAATCATTACTGGTCACCCGAATGGGGGCTGAAGTTATCCCATTTGTAAAGCTGTGGTTCGTCACGCCTTCAGCTTTTATCTTTGTCTTCTGTTACAGCTTTCTGGCTAACCGTCTCTCCAGACAACAGCTGTTTGTTTTTACCCTGCTGCCCTTTCTTATCTGGATGCCGGTATTCTCCCTTTTGCTGTACCCGAATCTCGCCGAGCTCGCACCCAATAGCTTTTGCCAAAGGATATCCGCTTACTTGCCGGACTCTATGGCTCTGATCTGCGGGCTACTGGAAAACTGGCCTCTAACCCTGCTGTTTACCTGCGCGGAACTATGGAGTACCGGTGTGCTCTGCACATTATTCTGGACCAATGTCAACGACACCAGCACAGTCGAATCTTCAGAAAAGGAATACCCACTGCTCACTTTGATCGGTAACAGTGCGTCTTTGTTTTCAGGCCCAATGATTTTGCTGCTTGTAAAATACATGTCCACACAAAACAGCGACGGCTGGCAAATGAGCCTGATCTGTCTCTCGATGATTTTTGTTGCCTGCGGTGTAGGAATCATCGGGCTGTATTACTGGAGCCTGAAACTATCAGATACCCGAACCAGTGCCCCTGAAGCACTGAAAAACCATGAGAAAACAGCCACCCATCTGCCTTTAAAAGACAGCTTTATTTACCTGATAAAGTGCCCTTACCTGAAAAATATCGCCCTGATTATGCTCGCATACTGTGTTGCGATTAACATGGCCGAAGTCGCATGGAAGAGCCAGCTTGTACGGGTGTACTCAACTGAAGCCGAATACTCCATGCTGATGGGGCAACTGACCTTTTACTATGGTCTGGGATGCTTACTCATGGCTGCAGCGAGTGCATGGTTGATTCGCTATAGCTGGCGAGTGGCGGCTTTAGGAACACCCATGCTGATGGCTATCACCGGCGTTCCTTTTTTTCTGGTAACTCTGATATCCAACTGCAGCTGGGTTCCGGAAACAATGGCAGCGTCGATGCTGCTGGCAGGTGTTGGCATAGGCACACTGTGTAACGTAGCCAGCAAATCCGCCAAATACACTCTGTTCGATGCCACCAAGGAAATGGCCTTTGTTCCACTGAATAATGAACAGAAACTAAAAGGTAAGGCATCAATCGAATTGATTGTCAGTCGCGCAGGAAAATCGTCCAGTGCCCTCTTGCAGCAGTTTCTGATCGTAACACTGGGATCACTCACGGCATCAATGCATTGGATAGGCTGTATTTTTCTGATTATTACGATTATCTGGATGGGGTCGGTACATACCCTGTCAAAACAGTATAATCACTACTGTTAA
- a CDS encoding metalloregulator ArsR/SmtB family transcription factor yields MSDTEMVDQLAAFGKAVGDALRLQVLRVLSTDSFGVLELSRVFDMRQPAMSHHLKVLAQAGLVSTRKEGNTVFYRRSLPPSSEGFGDAVRAIFRAVDGVSLPEELECRLEAIREQRAEQSMVFFTRHVGEFRQHQELIADHDLYARCVAEVLKTTDMPEQALALELGPGEGEFLETLSQRFNQVYAVDNCSEMLTSSQHFADRHALKNIEFVHGELKDLQHLEEQFDCIVANMVLHHIPSPSGIFKRVTGLLKPGGSFLVSDLSQHDQDWVRESCGDIWLGFSSDDLDNWALEAGLNAGESQYLGLRNGFQIQVRRFYR; encoded by the coding sequence TTGTCAGACACTGAAATGGTCGATCAGCTTGCCGCTTTTGGCAAAGCAGTCGGTGACGCCCTCAGGCTGCAAGTGCTCAGAGTGCTCAGCACAGATTCTTTTGGTGTCCTGGAGCTGAGTCGTGTGTTTGACATGCGTCAGCCCGCAATGAGCCATCATCTCAAAGTCCTTGCTCAGGCTGGGCTGGTTTCTACCCGTAAAGAAGGCAACACCGTCTTTTATCGTCGGTCTCTGCCACCCTCCTCAGAAGGTTTTGGGGATGCAGTCAGAGCCATATTCAGAGCGGTTGATGGCGTCTCCCTGCCGGAAGAGCTGGAGTGTCGGCTGGAAGCCATCAGAGAGCAGCGGGCAGAGCAGTCCATGGTGTTTTTTACCCGGCATGTGGGTGAATTTCGACAGCATCAGGAACTGATTGCTGACCATGATCTGTATGCCCGGTGTGTAGCCGAGGTCCTGAAAACCACTGACATGCCAGAGCAGGCTCTGGCTCTGGAGCTGGGGCCGGGAGAGGGCGAGTTTCTGGAAACGCTTAGCCAACGCTTTAATCAGGTCTATGCTGTTGATAATTGTTCAGAGATGCTCACCAGCAGCCAGCATTTTGCTGACCGACATGCTCTGAAAAACATCGAGTTTGTTCACGGCGAACTGAAAGACCTGCAACACCTTGAAGAGCAGTTCGACTGTATTGTTGCCAACATGGTGTTGCACCACATACCCAGCCCTTCCGGAATTTTTAAACGGGTCACCGGCTTGCTGAAACCCGGTGGCAGTTTTCTGGTCAGTGACCTGAGTCAGCACGATCAGGACTGGGTACGGGAATCCTGTGGTGATATCTGGCTGGGTTTCAGCAGTGATGATCTTGATAACTGGGCTCTGGAGGCGGGTCTGAATGCCGGTGAGTCGCAGTATCTGGGCTTGCGCAATGGTTTTCAGATTCAGGTTCGTCGCTTTTATCGATAA
- the metK gene encoding methionine adenosyltransferase: MADYSLFTSESVSEGHPDKVADQISDAILDAILKDDPDARVAVETMVKTGMVIVAGEVRTETYVDIEELVRNVVTDIGYNNGDLGFDGESVAVLNAIGKQSPDIAVGVDETEEHEMGAGDQGLMFGYATNETPVLMPAPIYYSHMLVKRQAELRKNGTLPWLRPDAKSQVTMRYDSEGQVQSVDAVVLSTQHDPEISQEQLQKDILEHVIKPVLPEQWLHDDTQYHINPTGIFVIGGPVGDCGLTGRKIIVDTYGGMARHGGGAFSGKDPSKVDRSAAYAGRYVAKNVVAAGLADKCEIQVSYAIGVAEPTSISINTFETGKIADEKIVELVREHFDLRPKGLISMLDLKRPIYQKTAAYGHFGREDEEFTWERTDKADALRAAAGL, from the coding sequence ATGGCAGATTACTCACTGTTTACCTCCGAGTCTGTATCTGAAGGTCATCCGGACAAAGTAGCGGATCAGATTTCTGACGCCATTCTGGATGCAATCCTGAAAGACGATCCGGATGCCCGCGTTGCGGTTGAAACCATGGTGAAAACCGGCATGGTGATCGTAGCGGGTGAGGTGCGTACCGAAACTTACGTTGATATCGAAGAGCTGGTTCGTAATGTTGTCACTGACATTGGTTACAACAACGGCGACCTGGGCTTTGACGGCGAATCCGTTGCCGTTCTGAATGCCATTGGTAAACAGTCTCCGGATATCGCAGTGGGCGTTGATGAAACCGAAGAACATGAAATGGGTGCTGGTGACCAGGGCCTGATGTTCGGTTACGCGACCAATGAAACACCGGTTCTGATGCCTGCGCCGATTTACTACTCGCACATGCTGGTGAAGCGTCAGGCTGAACTGCGCAAAAACGGCACGCTGCCGTGGTTGCGTCCGGATGCCAAGAGTCAGGTGACCATGCGTTACGACTCCGAAGGTCAGGTACAGAGTGTTGATGCTGTGGTGCTTTCTACTCAGCACGACCCTGAAATCTCTCAGGAGCAGTTGCAGAAAGATATTCTGGAACACGTTATCAAGCCGGTTCTGCCAGAACAGTGGCTGCACGACGATACCCAGTATCACATCAACCCGACCGGTATCTTTGTGATTGGTGGCCCCGTAGGTGACTGTGGTCTGACTGGCCGCAAGATCATTGTTGATACCTACGGTGGTATGGCGCGTCACGGTGGTGGTGCCTTCTCCGGTAAGGACCCTTCCAAGGTTGACCGCTCTGCCGCTTATGCCGGTCGCTATGTGGCCAAGAACGTAGTGGCTGCCGGTCTGGCTGATAAGTGCGAGATTCAGGTGTCTTACGCGATTGGTGTAGCCGAGCCAACGTCTATCTCCATCAATACCTTTGAAACCGGCAAAATTGCTGATGAGAAGATTGTTGAACTGGTGCGCGAGCATTTCGACCTGCGTCCTAAGGGTCTGATCAGCATGCTGGATCTGAAGCGCCCGATCTATCAGAAGACGGCTGCATACGGTCACTTTGGTCGTGAAGACGAAGAGTTCACCTGGGAGCGCACTGACAAGGCTGATGCCCTGCGTGCTGCAGCAGGTCTGTAA
- a CDS encoding DUF4250 domain-containing protein produces MELNHPERLEPHILLGIANERLRLSCKNLQQLSDDLDVPVKQLERLMKQIHYHYQIKNNQFTHD; encoded by the coding sequence ATGGAACTGAACCACCCTGAACGCCTTGAACCTCATATCCTGCTTGGAATCGCTAACGAAAGATTACGGCTGAGCTGCAAGAACCTTCAGCAATTGTCTGACGACCTTGATGTTCCGGTTAAGCAACTGGAGCGATTGATGAAACAAATCCACTACCATTATCAAATCAAAAACAACCAGTTTACCCACGATTAA
- the ahcY gene encoding adenosylhomocysteinase, whose translation MSAILETQATFTDYRVADISLADWGRREIQIAEGEMPALMAIRSKYREQQPLKGARIMGCIHMTIQTAVLIETLVELGADVRWSSCNIFSTQDHAAAAIAAAGIPVFAWKGETEEEFWWCIEQTVLNQDGTPWDSNMILDDGGDLTLLLHDKYPQLLDNIHGISEETTTGVHRLLEMLEKGTLKVPAINVNDAVTKSKNDNKYGCRHSLNDAIKRGTDHLLAGKKALVVGYGDVGKGSAASLRQEGMIVKVTEVDPICAMQACMDGFEVVSPYINGINDGTENSINKELLATTDLLVTTTGNVHVCDRNMLKALKSSCVVCNIGHFDTEIDTAFMREHWEWEEIKPQVHKIWRNKDNNDHLILLSEGRLVNLGNATGHPSRIMDGSFANQVLAQIHLFEAGFADLPAEDKANNLYVSLLPKKLDEEVASYMVEGFGGVVTQLTQEQADYINVPVAGPFKGDDYKY comes from the coding sequence ATGAGCGCCATTCTTGAAACACAGGCAACGTTTACTGACTATCGTGTGGCTGATATCAGCCTGGCAGACTGGGGACGACGCGAAATTCAGATCGCAGAAGGTGAAATGCCTGCCCTCATGGCCATTCGCAGTAAATACCGTGAACAGCAACCTTTAAAAGGTGCCCGCATCATGGGCTGTATTCACATGACCATCCAGACCGCCGTGTTAATTGAAACACTGGTGGAGCTGGGGGCTGACGTACGCTGGTCATCGTGCAATATTTTCTCGACGCAGGATCACGCTGCTGCTGCCATTGCAGCAGCCGGCATTCCCGTGTTTGCCTGGAAAGGTGAAACTGAGGAAGAGTTCTGGTGGTGTATTGAGCAAACCGTACTGAATCAGGACGGAACGCCCTGGGATTCCAATATGATTCTGGATGACGGTGGCGACCTGACCCTGCTGTTGCACGACAAATACCCACAATTGCTGGATAACATTCACGGTATTTCCGAAGAGACCACCACGGGTGTGCATCGTCTGCTGGAAATGCTGGAGAAAGGCACCCTTAAGGTTCCGGCCATCAACGTTAACGATGCTGTGACCAAGAGCAAGAACGATAATAAATACGGCTGCCGTCACTCACTGAACGACGCCATTAAACGCGGTACCGATCATCTTCTGGCCGGTAAAAAAGCTTTGGTTGTTGGCTATGGCGATGTTGGCAAAGGGTCTGCTGCCTCCCTGCGACAGGAAGGAATGATCGTCAAAGTCACCGAGGTGGATCCGATTTGTGCCATGCAGGCCTGCATGGACGGTTTCGAAGTGGTTTCGCCTTATATCAATGGCATTAATGACGGCACAGAAAACAGCATCAACAAGGAACTGCTGGCAACAACAGACCTGTTGGTAACGACCACAGGTAATGTCCATGTCTGCGATCGCAACATGTTAAAGGCTCTGAAGAGCAGCTGTGTGGTGTGCAACATCGGCCACTTTGATACTGAAATCGACACGGCCTTTATGCGTGAACACTGGGAGTGGGAAGAGATTAAGCCCCAGGTGCACAAGATCTGGCGCAACAAAGACAACAACGATCATTTGATCCTGCTATCAGAAGGCAGACTGGTGAACCTCGGTAATGCCACCGGACACCCTTCGCGCATTATGGATGGCTCTTTTGCCAATCAGGTTCTGGCGCAGATTCATCTGTTTGAAGCCGGATTTGCTGATCTGCCAGCAGAAGACAAGGCCAATAACCTTTACGTCAGCCTATTGCCCAAGAAGCTTGATGAGGAAGTGGCCAGCTACATGGTTGAAGGGTTTGGCGGGGTTGTCACCCAACTGACCCAGGAGCAGGCAGACTATATAAACGTGCCGGTTGCAGGTCCGTTTAAAGGTGATGACTACAAGTACTGA
- the metF gene encoding methylenetetrahydrofolate reductase [NAD(P)H] yields MTTSTLPISFEFFPAKTEEGAKKLEHTASQLADNKPEFFSVTYGAGGSTRDRTLDTVTGLSRVTGVNTAPHLSCVGDTKEELRTLLKQYQALGINRLVALRGDLPSGMGGFHGELQYANELVSFIREETGEHFTIEVAAYPESHPQAPNFEQDLLNFKRKVDAGADSTITQYFFSAEGYFYFRDRATALGVDIPIVPGIMPITNYTRLARFSDACGAEIPRWIRKQLEAYGDDVKSIKQFGEEVITKLCERLIAEDVPGLHFYTLNQAAPVQAICRNLGL; encoded by the coding sequence ATGACGACAAGCACGCTGCCCATCAGTTTCGAGTTTTTTCCTGCCAAGACCGAAGAAGGCGCAAAAAAACTTGAGCACACAGCCAGTCAGCTGGCAGACAACAAGCCGGAGTTTTTTTCGGTGACCTATGGTGCCGGTGGTTCAACCCGGGATCGAACGCTGGACACGGTAACAGGGTTAAGTCGGGTGACAGGTGTAAATACTGCACCACACCTTTCCTGCGTGGGTGATACCAAGGAGGAACTGAGAACCCTGTTAAAACAGTATCAGGCCTTGGGAATCAATCGGCTGGTGGCACTGCGCGGCGACCTGCCATCCGGTATGGGGGGCTTTCATGGCGAACTTCAGTACGCTAACGAGCTGGTCAGTTTTATTCGGGAAGAAACCGGTGAACACTTTACCATTGAGGTTGCTGCCTACCCTGAGTCACACCCGCAGGCACCTAACTTCGAACAGGATCTGTTGAACTTCAAACGGAAGGTAGACGCCGGAGCCGACTCAACCATTACCCAGTACTTCTTCAGTGCCGAAGGCTACTTTTACTTCCGCGACAGGGCGACGGCACTGGGTGTGGATATTCCGATTGTTCCCGGCATTATGCCCATTACCAATTACACCCGACTGGCACGATTCTCCGATGCCTGTGGTGCTGAAATTCCCCGCTGGATACGCAAACAACTGGAAGCTTACGGCGATGATGTGAAGAGTATTAAGCAGTTTGGAGAGGAAGTTATTACCAAACTGTGTGAGCGGTTAATCGCCGAAGATGTGCCAGGTCTGCACTTTTACACGCTGAATCAGGCAGCCCCCGTACAGGCTATTTGCCGAAACCTCGGGCTATAA
- a CDS encoding 16S rRNA (uracil(1498)-N(3))-methyltransferase, translating into MRNPRIYFPQPMNAGSAVELTDSAANHVGKVLRMKPQEPLILFDGEGSAYRGKIESISKKSVVVQLEHLIEGSAESPLSVHLGQSLSRGERMDYAIQKATEVGVTDITPLFSERCEVKLNKERQDKRLRHWQQVAISACEQCVRNRVPVIHPAMSVEDWMAQQTSELKFVLHHRTERRLDGYEQPASVSLLIGPEGGLTADEIQRAEQSGFNALALGPRVLRTETAPVSAITLMQYLWGDLR; encoded by the coding sequence ATGCGTAATCCCCGAATTTATTTTCCCCAGCCAATGAATGCCGGTTCAGCTGTAGAGCTGACGGACAGCGCTGCAAACCATGTTGGCAAAGTATTGCGAATGAAACCTCAGGAGCCTCTCATTCTGTTTGATGGTGAAGGTTCTGCGTATCGGGGGAAAATTGAGAGCATCAGCAAAAAAAGCGTGGTGGTGCAACTTGAGCATCTCATAGAAGGGAGTGCTGAGTCACCGCTGTCGGTTCACCTTGGGCAAAGCCTGAGTCGCGGAGAACGGATGGATTATGCGATTCAGAAAGCGACAGAAGTCGGCGTAACGGACATCACGCCACTGTTCAGTGAGCGCTGTGAAGTCAAACTGAATAAAGAACGTCAGGACAAGCGATTACGTCACTGGCAGCAGGTAGCCATCAGTGCCTGTGAACAATGCGTCAGAAATCGTGTACCTGTGATTCATCCCGCGATGTCTGTGGAGGACTGGATGGCACAGCAAACCTCGGAGCTTAAGTTTGTATTGCATCACCGTACCGAACGCAGGCTGGACGGTTATGAACAGCCTGCTTCTGTTTCTCTGTTGATTGGTCCTGAGGGTGGGCTGACAGCCGATGAAATTCAGCGGGCGGAACAAAGTGGTTTCAATGCGCTGGCTCTGGGGCCAAGGGTATTACGCACTGAAACCGCGCCGGTCTCTGCTATCACGCTAATGCAGTATCTTTGGGGTGATCTTCGTTGA
- a CDS encoding chemotaxis protein CheW → MTDARKISSLLIPMQQKPLLVPAACVVDIVDYTRPSGKEQTEDWYLGDVVWRGLQIPLIAFERLNQRRFAEFSASARLAVLNTVTEGTEIPFYAIVIQGVPQPLELLPADLQTTEGELGIADRMQVTVNQLPCCIPNFELVDQKLKTLRLNEDHPKDTALA, encoded by the coding sequence ATGACCGATGCCAGAAAAATTTCGTCACTGCTGATCCCGATGCAACAAAAGCCACTACTGGTACCTGCTGCCTGTGTCGTGGATATTGTTGACTACACCCGCCCTTCCGGCAAAGAACAGACAGAAGACTGGTATCTGGGTGATGTCGTCTGGCGCGGGCTACAAATTCCTCTGATCGCTTTCGAACGCCTGAACCAGCGTCGTTTTGCTGAATTTTCAGCCAGTGCCAGACTGGCGGTGCTGAATACTGTCACAGAAGGTACTGAGATTCCTTTTTACGCAATAGTGATTCAGGGTGTACCCCAACCCCTGGAACTTCTGCCAGCAGACCTTCAGACAACCGAAGGGGAGCTCGGAATAGCCGATAGAATGCAGGTTACCGTTAATCAGTTACCCTGCTGTATTCCAAACTTTGAGCTGGTTGATCAAAAGCTCAAGACGCTCAGGCTCAACGAAGATCACCCCAAAGATACTGCATTAGCGTGA